The following are encoded in a window of Roseimaritima ulvae genomic DNA:
- a CDS encoding PIG-L deacetylase family protein gives MPSVLAIAAHPDDIEYVMCGTMLQLRDRGWDLHYFNVADGSRGSTQLGPVECAARRLTEAQEAARRMEATFYPPIGRDMEMAYTTELFQRVAAVVRQTKASIILTHSPVDYMEDHEFVCRLAVSAAFAHGMPNFETVPPVEPYYEPVTVYHAQPVGNRTPTGQRVRPHFWVDIEAVMDRKEAALAAHESQREWLDSSQGMDSYVQTMIDLAADSGNMSGKFKAAEGWRRREHWGFCNADDDPLREALSDLLVDDLPRDE, from the coding sequence ATGCCTTCGGTACTTGCCATTGCTGCGCACCCAGACGATATCGAATACGTAATGTGCGGCACGATGCTGCAGTTGCGGGACCGCGGTTGGGATCTGCACTACTTTAATGTTGCCGACGGCAGTCGCGGTTCGACGCAACTGGGGCCCGTCGAGTGTGCGGCCCGGCGGTTAACCGAAGCCCAGGAAGCGGCGCGGCGAATGGAGGCCACGTTTTATCCGCCCATCGGCCGTGATATGGAAATGGCTTACACGACCGAATTGTTCCAGCGGGTCGCAGCGGTGGTCCGGCAAACCAAAGCTTCGATCATCCTGACCCACTCGCCGGTCGACTATATGGAAGACCACGAGTTTGTCTGCCGACTGGCGGTCTCGGCGGCTTTTGCTCACGGCATGCCGAACTTTGAAACCGTGCCGCCGGTCGAACCCTATTACGAACCGGTGACGGTCTACCATGCCCAGCCAGTCGGAAACCGGACCCCCACCGGCCAGCGGGTGCGTCCGCATTTCTGGGTCGATATCGAAGCGGTGATGGACCGCAAAGAAGCAGCGTTGGCGGCCCATGAGAGCCAACGCGAATGGCTCGATTCCAGCCAGGGGATGGACTCTTACGTGCAAACCATGATCGATCTGGCCGCCGATTCGGGCAACATGTCGGGCAAATTTAAAGCGGCCGAAGGTTGGCGACGACGCGAGCACTGGGGCTTCTGCAACGCCGACGACGACCCGCTCCGCGAGGCCCTCTCGGATCTGCTGGTCGACGACCTGCCGCGCGACGAATAG
- a CDS encoding cytochrome c oxidase subunit 3: protein MPERTVPQPLDRQQWQGAALFLASLFMFFVSSIILYFLYAYWRRDEPQAAMELPGMFLISTVALLGISVLVHKATKLVRRDRCSATATVLGLATVLSFVFMVAQGYSMWQMLQTPQMRNGFYQGVGSMVVVLAILHALHVVGGIIALGLVGARCYEGRYDHERHGAVDFAAAYWHFLDLVWLFMLAAFWSTTAGFNF, encoded by the coding sequence ATGCCCGAACGAACCGTCCCCCAACCGCTCGACCGACAACAATGGCAAGGCGCCGCCCTGTTTTTGGCGTCGCTGTTCATGTTTTTCGTGTCCAGCATCATCCTGTACTTCCTGTACGCCTACTGGCGTCGCGACGAACCCCAAGCGGCGATGGAATTGCCGGGGATGTTTCTGATCAGCACGGTGGCCTTGCTGGGGATCAGCGTGTTGGTCCATAAAGCGACCAAGCTGGTCCGCCGTGACCGTTGTTCGGCCACCGCCACTGTACTGGGGCTGGCAACCGTGTTGTCGTTCGTGTTCATGGTCGCCCAAGGCTATTCGATGTGGCAAATGCTGCAGACGCCCCAGATGCGAAACGGCTTTTACCAGGGCGTGGGCTCGATGGTCGTTGTGCTGGCCATTCTGCACGCCCTGCACGTGGTTGGGGGGATCATCGCCCTGGGGCTGGTGGGCGCTCGCTGCTACGAAGGCCGCTACGACCACGAACGGCACGGCGCGGTGGATTTTGCCGCCGCCTACTGGCATTTCCTGGACCTGGTATGGCTGTTCATGCTAGCCGCTTTCTGGAGCACCACCGCCGGATTCAACTTCTAG
- a CDS encoding GNAT family N-acetyltransferase yields MTTLREFRNADVPQLLQTWNAHFEAAGMLPQLTAAAFEQAIFDRLYFDPRRLIVALDDDRVVAFAHWMVVPGRPQEAVLPAICACPAAATDTLGRELLLRCEQAARAAGCEAMLGGTAAEHFSGYAGLSPLGPGEGILDADRVAAGWFMQNAYTPLHRIARYSVSLAQFRPPIDRMQMQLRRATSIEHQDVLPEGLRRAAALSHADLERFTARTRGGEDLAWAEFQLSCPEAQVFPTCQAILADWASLQDNDHGAAVKYTISAALQQLQKRGVTRVEAVAGDNQPDHAVTLRSLRFVLETEGTVFSKRL; encoded by the coding sequence GTGACGACGCTGCGCGAATTTCGAAATGCGGATGTGCCGCAACTATTGCAAACCTGGAACGCCCATTTCGAAGCGGCCGGAATGTTGCCCCAGTTGACCGCGGCGGCATTCGAGCAAGCCATCTTCGATCGTCTATATTTCGATCCCCGGCGGCTGATCGTGGCGCTCGACGATGACCGTGTGGTCGCCTTTGCCCACTGGATGGTTGTCCCCGGTCGGCCTCAAGAAGCGGTCCTGCCGGCTATTTGTGCCTGCCCGGCCGCGGCCACCGATACGCTTGGTCGGGAGTTGCTGCTGCGCTGCGAACAGGCGGCCCGAGCGGCCGGTTGCGAGGCGATGTTGGGGGGCACGGCGGCGGAGCACTTCAGCGGTTACGCCGGGCTGAGTCCGTTGGGGCCCGGCGAGGGGATCTTGGATGCCGATCGCGTGGCGGCCGGCTGGTTTATGCAAAACGCATACACACCGTTGCATCGGATTGCTCGCTACAGCGTTTCGCTGGCCCAGTTTCGCCCCCCCATCGACCGCATGCAGATGCAGCTGCGACGCGCAACGTCGATCGAGCATCAGGACGTGTTGCCCGAGGGACTGCGGCGGGCGGCCGCGTTGTCGCATGCGGATCTGGAGCGGTTCACGGCCCGGACGCGAGGGGGGGAAGATTTGGCGTGGGCCGAATTCCAACTCAGCTGTCCCGAAGCTCAGGTGTTTCCCACCTGCCAAGCCATCCTCGCCGATTGGGCTTCGCTGCAAGACAACGATCACGGCGCGGCGGTGAAATACACGATTTCGGCCGCGCTGCAACAATTGCAAAAACGCGGAGTGACGCGTGTGGAGGCCGTAGCGGGCGATAATCAGCCGGATCATGCCGTTACGCTGCGGTCCTTGAGGTTCGTGTTGGAAACCGAAGGCACCGTGTTTTCCAAGCGGTTGTAG
- a CDS encoding DUF3500 domain-containing protein, whose protein sequence is MKTKTWVACGLAVIACGAGLALNLAAPPAANMRTFATAWLGTLSPEELKLAQMPYESPARVGWHFIPKPERKGLPLRDMNDAQQAAALRLVRAALSEIGYKKANQIMSLEGVLRQLEGPGSEARRDPRKYYVTVFGDPSETSEDTPWGLSFEGHHLSLNFVCRGDVIVDSTPQFFASNPAEVRNEVEGPIKKGTRVLRDEEVLAFQLVGSLDEKQLAAGRFADEALAEIRFAGEPQPQVTEPVGIAYGDLTKAQQTTLRELIDVYNSAVPDSVSKARMALINESGWDNIHFGWAGALEPGVGHYYRITGDTFLIEFVNTQPDAAGNPANHIHCVWRDMTGDFDLPIKD, encoded by the coding sequence ATGAAAACCAAAACCTGGGTCGCGTGTGGCTTGGCCGTGATTGCCTGCGGTGCCGGATTGGCACTTAATCTTGCTGCGCCTCCGGCCGCCAATATGCGGACCTTCGCCACCGCGTGGCTGGGCACCTTGTCGCCCGAGGAACTAAAACTGGCTCAGATGCCCTACGAGTCACCGGCCCGTGTGGGTTGGCACTTCATCCCCAAGCCGGAACGCAAAGGCCTGCCGCTGCGTGACATGAACGACGCCCAGCAAGCCGCCGCACTGCGGTTGGTGCGGGCGGCCCTGAGTGAGATCGGGTACAAGAAAGCTAACCAGATCATGTCGCTCGAAGGCGTCCTCCGGCAGCTGGAAGGTCCCGGCAGCGAAGCCCGTCGCGACCCTCGCAAGTACTACGTCACGGTGTTTGGCGATCCCAGTGAGACCAGCGAAGACACGCCTTGGGGCCTGAGCTTTGAAGGGCACCATCTGTCCTTGAATTTTGTCTGCCGCGGTGACGTAATCGTCGACAGCACGCCGCAGTTCTTCGCTTCCAATCCGGCCGAAGTCCGCAATGAAGTCGAGGGCCCGATCAAGAAGGGCACCCGTGTGCTTCGTGATGAAGAAGTTTTGGCGTTCCAGCTGGTCGGGTCCTTGGACGAGAAGCAGTTGGCAGCCGGCCGTTTTGCGGACGAAGCTCTGGCCGAAATCCGCTTCGCCGGCGAACCGCAGCCGCAGGTCACCGAACCGGTGGGGATCGCTTACGGGGACCTGACCAAAGCCCAGCAGACCACGCTCCGCGAACTGATCGATGTCTACAACAGCGCCGTGCCCGATTCGGTCTCCAAAGCCCGCATGGCGTTGATCAACGAAAGCGGTTGGGACAACATCCACTTCGGCTGGGCCGGAGCGTTGGAGCCCGGTGTGGGGCACTATTACCGCATCACCGGCGATACGTTTCTGATCGAGTTCGTCAATACGCAGCCCGATGCCGCCGGCAACCCGGCCAATCACATCCACTGTGTGTGGCGTGACATGACGGGCGACTTCGATCTGCCGATCAAAGATTGA
- a CDS encoding response regulator — translation MEPHFLGPGAKVDRPRPQRSGRVLVVDASPLSLIALAGVLDAEGFVCTCARNPAAALKAAQQETLDLVVCDVGDDAPAALQLITDIRTMETCRDLPAVLIAESQWAGLEKKSQPLGAVHCLFKPLDPSSLLAVVDQAMWMPHLVNTHRRRGSRPTRSGWVNL, via the coding sequence ATGGAACCGCATTTTTTGGGACCCGGGGCCAAGGTCGATCGCCCGCGTCCTCAACGCTCCGGACGCGTGCTGGTGGTAGACGCCAGCCCGCTGTCGTTGATCGCCTTGGCCGGCGTGCTGGATGCCGAAGGATTTGTCTGCACCTGTGCACGCAACCCGGCGGCCGCTCTCAAAGCCGCTCAGCAGGAAACGCTCGATCTAGTGGTCTGCGACGTTGGCGACGACGCCCCCGCGGCTCTGCAGCTGATCACGGATATCCGGACCATGGAAACCTGCCGCGACCTGCCCGCGGTGCTGATTGCCGAGTCGCAATGGGCGGGCCTGGAAAAGAAGTCACAACCGTTGGGCGCCGTGCATTGCCTGTTCAAGCCGCTCGATCCGAGCTCGCTGTTGGCGGTGGTGGACCAGGCCATGTGGATGCCTCACCTGGTCAATACGCACCGCCGTCGCGGTAGCCGTCCGACCCGCAGCGGCTGGGTGAATTTGTGA